From a region of the Bradyrhizobium diazoefficiens genome:
- a CDS encoding DUF4169 family protein: MGNVINLNRFRKRAEREASAKQAHANRTKSGRTKAERSAEETRADKAKAHLDQHQIDREEQP; encoded by the coding sequence ATGGGGAACGTCATCAACCTGAATCGTTTCCGGAAGCGCGCCGAGCGGGAAGCCTCGGCGAAGCAGGCGCACGCCAACCGAACGAAGTCCGGCCGCACGAAGGCGGAACGGTCGGCGGAGGAGACGCGCGCGGACAAGGCGAAGGCGCATCTGGACCAGCATCAGATCGATCGCGAGGAGCAGCCATGA
- a CDS encoding FeoA family protein, whose protein sequence is MTDPNDTRPHMPLGLAQRGYTGVIQHLSAREAGSALSDIELESRLIELGFVEGARVEVLHEGLVGRDPIAVRVDSITIAVRRREAMAVIVA, encoded by the coding sequence ATGACCGATCCCAATGACACGCGCCCGCATATGCCGCTGGGTTTGGCCCAGCGCGGCTATACCGGCGTCATCCAGCATCTTTCCGCTCGCGAAGCGGGCTCGGCGCTCTCGGACATCGAGCTCGAGAGCCGCCTGATCGAGCTCGGCTTCGTCGAGGGCGCCCGGGTCGAGGTCCTGCACGAGGGGCTGGTGGGGCGCGACCCGATTGCGGTGCGGGTCGACAGCATCACGATTGCGGTCCGCCGCCGCGAAGCCATGGCCGTCATCGTCGCTTAG
- a CDS encoding ferrous iron transporter B — protein MELPLLHLALVGTPNSGKTSLFNALTGSRQKVANYPGVTVERKEGFFVTPSGRQVSVVDLPGTYSLRGRSPDEEITRDFVLGKASGETVPDLVLCVADSTNLRLTIRLLLELKRTGRPMVLVLNMFDIASRRGITVDVERLAKELGLPVVTSIAVRKGGTADLLKLTDEISAKLAAEAEQNSWRALSVSELRATQREADRIIADCVSLPSRPDTWTARIDAVVLHPVAGLIVLALILFVMFQAVFAWAQPLMELLQSGFDALGAFVHATLPAGLLQSFLQDGVISGVGSVIVFLPQIIIIFLFILLLEDFGYMARAAFLMDRIMGGAGLHGRAFIPLLSSFACAIPGIMATRVIDNKRDRLTTILIAPLMTCSARIPVYTLIISAFIPAKDVWGFINLQGLVMFGLYAAGIISALAVSFLIKFFMLRDYAPAPFMLELPDYKMPRLKSIVIGIYTRAKMFLQRAGTTIFSMMVLIWFLASFPQPPAGATEPAIDFSLAAIIGKALAPLLAPVGFNWQIAVALIPGMAAREVAVAALGTVYAIEGGKEAAEQIGQVLATKWSLATALSMLAWYIFAPQCASTLAVIRRETGSWTWMAVTFTYMLVLAYAASLVTYNVAVVLGAG, from the coding sequence ATGGAATTACCCCTGCTGCATCTCGCCCTGGTCGGCACGCCAAACAGCGGCAAGACGTCGCTGTTCAACGCGCTGACCGGCAGCCGGCAGAAGGTCGCGAACTATCCCGGCGTCACCGTCGAGCGCAAGGAAGGCTTCTTCGTCACGCCGTCGGGGCGCCAGGTGTCGGTGGTCGACCTGCCCGGCACCTATTCGCTGCGCGGCCGCAGCCCGGACGAGGAGATCACCCGCGACTTCGTGCTCGGCAAGGCCTCCGGCGAGACCGTGCCCGATCTCGTGCTGTGCGTGGCCGATTCGACCAACCTGCGGCTGACCATCCGCCTGCTGCTCGAGCTCAAGCGCACGGGACGGCCGATGGTTCTCGTGCTCAACATGTTCGACATCGCAAGCCGCCGCGGCATCACGGTCGACGTCGAGCGGCTCGCCAAGGAGCTCGGCCTGCCCGTCGTCACCTCGATCGCGGTGCGCAAGGGCGGCACCGCCGACCTCTTGAAACTGACCGACGAGATCTCGGCAAAACTCGCCGCCGAGGCGGAGCAGAACAGCTGGCGCGCGCTCAGCGTCTCCGAATTGCGCGCGACCCAGCGCGAAGCCGACCGCATCATCGCCGACTGCGTCAGCCTGCCGAGCCGGCCCGACACCTGGACCGCGCGGATCGACGCCGTGGTGCTTCATCCCGTCGCCGGGCTGATCGTGCTGGCGCTGATCCTCTTCGTGATGTTCCAGGCGGTGTTCGCCTGGGCGCAGCCGCTGATGGAGCTGCTGCAATCCGGCTTCGACGCCCTCGGCGCGTTCGTGCACGCCACGCTGCCCGCCGGTCTGCTCCAGAGCTTCCTCCAGGACGGCGTGATCTCCGGCGTCGGCAGCGTCATCGTGTTCCTGCCGCAGATCATCATCATCTTCCTGTTCATCCTGCTGCTGGAAGATTTCGGCTACATGGCGCGCGCCGCGTTCCTGATGGACCGCATCATGGGCGGCGCCGGCCTGCACGGCCGCGCCTTCATTCCGCTGTTGTCGAGCTTTGCCTGCGCCATTCCCGGCATCATGGCGACGCGCGTCATCGACAACAAGCGCGACCGGCTGACCACGATCCTGATCGCGCCGCTGATGACCTGCTCGGCGCGCATTCCCGTCTACACGCTGATCATCTCCGCCTTCATCCCCGCGAAGGACGTCTGGGGTTTCATCAACCTGCAGGGCCTCGTGATGTTCGGCCTCTACGCCGCCGGCATCATCAGCGCGCTTGCGGTCTCGTTCCTCATAAAATTCTTCATGCTGCGCGACTATGCGCCGGCGCCATTCATGCTGGAGCTGCCGGACTACAAGATGCCGCGGCTGAAATCGATCGTGATCGGCATCTACACCCGCGCCAAGATGTTCCTGCAGCGCGCCGGCACCACGATCTTCTCGATGATGGTGCTGATCTGGTTCCTGGCCTCGTTCCCGCAGCCGCCGGCGGGCGCGACCGAGCCCGCCATCGACTTCAGCCTGGCTGCGATCATCGGCAAGGCGCTTGCGCCACTGCTCGCCCCGGTCGGCTTCAACTGGCAGATCGCCGTCGCGCTGATCCCGGGCATGGCGGCGCGCGAGGTCGCGGTCGCCGCGCTCGGCACCGTCTATGCGATCGAAGGCGGCAAGGAGGCGGCCGAGCAGATCGGCCAGGTGCTGGCGACGAAATGGTCGCTCGCAACCGCCTTGTCGATGCTGGCCTGGTACATCTTCGCTCCGCAATGCGCCTCGACGCTGGCCGTGATCCGGCGCGAGACCGGAAGCTGGACCTGGATGGCCGTGACCTTCACCTACATGCTGGTGCTGGCCTATGCGGCGAGCCTTGTGACGTACAACGTCGCCGTCGTGCTCGGGGCCGGATAG
- a CDS encoding ribbon-helix-helix domain-containing protein has protein sequence MKSPVVKRSIVVAGHKTSVSLEEAFWNGMKEISSQRNMTLSELVGEIDNNRQQGNLSSAIRLFVLDYFKSRAMAAQPDKAPAL, from the coding sequence ATGAAGTCGCCCGTCGTGAAACGATCGATCGTCGTCGCCGGGCACAAAACCAGCGTCAGCCTGGAAGAGGCGTTCTGGAACGGCATGAAGGAGATTTCCAGCCAGCGCAACATGACGTTGTCCGAGCTGGTCGGCGAGATCGACAACAACCGCCAGCAGGGCAATCTGTCGTCGGCGATCCGCCTGTTCGTCCTGGATTACTTCAAGAGCCGGGCAATGGCCGCTCAGCCGGACAAAGCCCCGGCGCTGTAG
- a CDS encoding EAL domain-containing protein has translation MAVIVLLVVCIEFLRAFSHQEAVVHEIKQNQIRRLEKIGRLMLSLSENQVQLSDLLAGAIERKFDEEAVFERGRIMIDAVRAIVKQYGELQASFQHDQEALSVYAAADRELALYRASLFSVVDLCTVNVRLAPVEMLKVGSSYVRITNHMNSVVNLTNARVASELDRMQVESRRASQYLLASGGASLLALMFGSALFYRDMRRAEIARDRGKEQIQHLAHHDTLTGLPNRALFAIELERALARASRGEKAALLYLDLDHFKRVNDTLGHSRGDELLRQAADRLRLCVRDTDVIARLGGDEFAVVQTLLHRPSDAAALATRMNEALQPPFLLGNQEVAVAVSIGIAIAPEDAIDPEQLVKKADLALYAAKASGRGAYHFYEAALDARLKARQQVEIDLRLALAEEQFELYYQPIVDLKSGEVTCCEALLRWHHPARGMVSPLEFIPVAEECGLIGAIGQWALRQACMAAASWPYGISVAVNLSSSQVRPDTLVLQVAAALAASGLAPDRLELEVTESVLMQDTSDTLATLHHLRELGVRIAMDDFGTGYSSLSYLRTFPFDKIKIDKSFIDHISDKDDCVTIVQAVTMMAQRLNMTTVAEGVETDAQRLKLTELGCTEMQGYLISRPRPAEELMRLLQERTGAMSAA, from the coding sequence TTGGCCGTCATCGTTCTGCTCGTCGTCTGTATCGAGTTCCTCCGGGCGTTCTCGCATCAGGAGGCGGTCGTCCACGAAATCAAGCAGAACCAGATCAGGCGACTTGAGAAGATCGGCCGCCTGATGCTGTCCCTCTCGGAGAACCAGGTGCAGCTCTCGGACCTACTCGCCGGCGCGATCGAACGGAAGTTCGACGAAGAGGCCGTCTTCGAACGCGGGCGGATCATGATCGACGCGGTGCGGGCCATCGTCAAGCAATATGGCGAGTTGCAAGCCTCGTTCCAGCACGATCAGGAAGCGCTCTCGGTCTACGCCGCGGCCGACCGCGAACTTGCCCTCTACCGGGCATCGTTGTTTTCGGTTGTGGATCTGTGCACCGTCAATGTGCGGCTTGCGCCGGTCGAGATGCTGAAGGTCGGCAGCAGCTACGTGCGGATCACCAACCATATGAATAGCGTCGTCAACCTCACAAACGCGCGGGTCGCTTCAGAGCTGGACCGGATGCAGGTCGAATCGAGGCGCGCGAGCCAGTATTTGCTTGCCAGCGGCGGCGCGTCATTGCTCGCGTTGATGTTCGGCTCCGCGCTCTTCTACCGTGACATGCGCCGAGCCGAGATCGCGCGCGACCGCGGCAAAGAGCAGATTCAGCACCTTGCCCATCACGATACGCTCACGGGTCTGCCCAATCGCGCGCTGTTCGCAATTGAGCTCGAGCGGGCGCTGGCGCGCGCGAGCCGTGGCGAGAAGGCCGCGCTGCTCTATCTGGATCTCGACCACTTCAAGCGCGTCAACGATACCCTCGGCCATTCCAGGGGCGACGAGCTCTTGCGCCAGGCCGCAGACCGGTTGCGTCTTTGCGTCCGGGACACCGATGTGATCGCGCGTCTCGGCGGTGACGAGTTCGCGGTGGTGCAGACGCTTCTGCACCGCCCCTCCGACGCCGCCGCGCTTGCGACGCGCATGAATGAGGCTCTCCAGCCGCCATTCCTGCTCGGCAACCAGGAGGTCGCAGTTGCCGTCAGCATCGGCATCGCGATTGCGCCGGAAGACGCCATCGACCCGGAGCAGCTCGTCAAGAAGGCCGATCTTGCGCTCTACGCGGCCAAGGCGAGCGGACGCGGCGCGTATCACTTCTACGAGGCCGCGCTCGATGCCCGCCTCAAGGCCCGTCAACAGGTCGAGATTGACCTCCGACTCGCACTCGCAGAGGAGCAGTTCGAGCTTTATTACCAGCCGATCGTCGATCTCAAGAGCGGAGAGGTGACATGCTGCGAAGCGCTGCTGCGCTGGCATCACCCCGCCCGCGGGATGGTTTCACCGCTCGAATTCATTCCGGTTGCCGAGGAATGTGGCCTGATCGGAGCGATCGGACAGTGGGCGCTGCGGCAGGCCTGCATGGCCGCCGCAAGCTGGCCGTACGGCATCTCGGTCGCCGTCAACCTCTCGTCCTCGCAGGTCAGGCCCGACACGCTGGTCCTGCAGGTCGCCGCCGCGCTCGCAGCTTCGGGGCTTGCGCCTGATCGGCTGGAGCTGGAGGTGACCGAATCCGTTCTGATGCAGGATACGTCTGACACGCTCGCGACCTTGCACCACCTGCGCGAGCTTGGCGTTCGCATCGCTATGGACGACTTCGGGACCGGGTATTCGAGCCTGAGCTATTTGCGCACGTTCCCGTTCGACAAGATCAAGATCGACAAGTCCTTCATCGACCATATCTCGGACAAGGATGACTGCGTCACGATCGTGCAAGCCGTCACCATGATGGCGCAGCGGCTCAACATGACGACCGTCGCGGAAGGCGTGGAGACGGACGCCCAGCGGCTGAAGCTGACCGAGCTTGGATGCACCGAAATGCAGGGTTACCTTATCAGCCGGCCCCGCCCCGCCGAGGAGTTGATGCGGCTTCTTCAGGAGCGTACCGGGGCAATGAGTGCGGCATAG
- the fumC gene encoding class II fumarate hydratase: protein MDVLMAKTSRLKTARSKTAPSRQSATRTETDSFGPIEVPADRYWGAQTERSRQNFRIGTDRMPIALVHALGIVKLAAAQSNLELGLLDQRRGGAIIRAAREVIEGRLDDHFPLVVWQTGSGTQSNMNLNEVIANRANELLGGELGAKKPVHPNDHVNMSQSSNDSFPTAMHIAAASRINADLVPALGELLRALRNKEKAFAKIVKIGRTHTQDATPLTLGQEFSGYAAQVESGIARLKVAVKDLHPLAQGGTAVGTGLNSKPRFAKLFARHVAGITKLPFTSAANKFEALASNDAYVLAHGAINAVATGLFKIANDIRLLGSGPRSGLGELILPENEPGSSIMPGKVNPTQCEAMTMVCCQVFGNHTAITVAGSQGHFELNVYKPVLAYNMLHSIRLMADAARSFTEHCVSGIRADEKRISELMQRSLMLVTALAPKIGYDNAAKVAKTAHANGTTLKEEALRLGFVSADEFDRLVRPEKMTSPG, encoded by the coding sequence ATGGATGTGCTCATGGCCAAGACGTCCCGCTTGAAGACTGCTCGCTCGAAGACCGCCCCCTCACGCCAATCCGCGACCCGCACCGAGACCGACAGTTTCGGTCCGATCGAGGTTCCTGCCGATCGCTACTGGGGCGCGCAAACCGAACGCTCGCGCCAGAATTTTCGCATCGGGACGGATCGCATGCCGATCGCGCTCGTGCACGCGCTCGGCATCGTCAAGCTCGCCGCGGCGCAGTCCAACCTCGAGCTCGGCCTGCTCGACCAGCGCCGCGGGGGCGCCATCATCCGCGCCGCGCGCGAGGTGATCGAGGGCAGACTGGACGATCATTTTCCGCTCGTGGTGTGGCAGACCGGCTCCGGCACGCAGAGCAACATGAACCTCAACGAGGTGATCGCCAACCGCGCCAACGAGCTGCTCGGCGGCGAGCTCGGCGCCAAGAAGCCGGTGCACCCCAACGACCACGTCAACATGAGCCAGTCGTCGAACGATTCGTTCCCGACCGCGATGCACATCGCGGCCGCAAGCCGCATCAATGCCGATCTCGTCCCCGCCCTCGGCGAATTGCTCCGCGCCCTGCGCAACAAGGAGAAGGCATTCGCGAAGATCGTCAAGATCGGGCGCACCCACACCCAGGATGCGACGCCCTTGACGCTCGGCCAGGAATTCTCCGGTTATGCGGCGCAGGTCGAAAGCGGCATCGCCCGCCTCAAGGTCGCGGTGAAGGATCTCCATCCGCTGGCGCAGGGCGGCACTGCCGTCGGCACCGGCCTCAACTCGAAGCCGCGCTTTGCAAAGCTGTTCGCAAGGCACGTCGCCGGCATCACGAAGCTTCCCTTCACCAGCGCCGCCAACAAATTCGAGGCGCTGGCCTCGAACGATGCCTATGTGCTGGCGCATGGCGCCATCAATGCGGTGGCGACAGGCCTGTTCAAGATCGCCAACGACATCCGCCTCCTGGGATCAGGCCCGCGCTCGGGCCTCGGCGAGCTGATCCTGCCGGAGAACGAGCCGGGCTCCTCGATCATGCCGGGCAAGGTCAATCCGACGCAGTGCGAGGCGATGACCATGGTGTGCTGCCAGGTATTCGGCAATCACACCGCGATCACCGTCGCCGGCAGCCAGGGCCATTTCGAGCTCAACGTCTACAAGCCCGTGCTGGCCTACAACATGCTGCACTCGATCCGGCTGATGGCGGATGCCGCGCGATCCTTCACCGAGCATTGCGTCAGCGGCATTCGCGCCGACGAGAAGCGAATAAGTGAGCTGATGCAACGCTCGCTGATGCTGGTGACGGCGCTTGCCCCGAAGATCGGCTACGACAACGCCGCCAAGGTGGCCAAGACCGCCCATGCCAACGGCACCACGTTGAAGGAGGAGGCGCTGCGGCTTGGCTTCGTCTCGGCCGACGAATTCGATCGCCTGGTCCGCCCTGAGAAGATGACCAGCCCGGGATAA
- a CDS encoding DUF2336 domain-containing protein, translated as MNGAKSLLQDLDDAIARGTDESRSKALWHATDILITGRYSDDEISMFGEVIGRLAEEIEVAARAQLSEVMSACDHAPLNVIEKLALDDEIEVAGPVLRDSNRIDEKMLVESAMTKGQSHLLAIAQRKSIGEAVTDVLVKRGNQEVVTSVAKNEGARFSGSGLLHMVRRAEGDSILAEQLGLRKDVPRHIFQQLISKASEDVRRRLEIERPEMMAQIQSSVTEVTGDLQSKFGPSSRSYFVAKRVVTTQYRQGNLNEDSISSYARQHRFDEVQIGLSLLSSLPVDVIERALMDRNREMILVLCKALDFSWDTTMSLLFLGAKDHLITARELQDNEREFGRLKIETSHSILKFYQSRKNSAGADSATGRQPELQVH; from the coding sequence ATGAACGGGGCGAAATCGCTTCTGCAGGATCTGGACGACGCGATCGCGCGCGGCACCGACGAAAGCCGCTCGAAGGCGTTGTGGCATGCGACTGACATTCTGATTACCGGCCGCTACAGCGACGACGAGATCAGCATGTTCGGCGAGGTCATCGGCCGGCTCGCCGAAGAGATCGAGGTCGCCGCGCGTGCGCAGCTCTCGGAGGTGATGTCGGCGTGCGATCACGCTCCGCTCAACGTCATCGAGAAGCTCGCCCTCGACGACGAGATCGAGGTCGCCGGCCCCGTGCTGCGCGATTCCAATCGCATCGACGAGAAGATGCTGGTCGAGAGTGCCATGACCAAGGGCCAGTCGCATCTGCTCGCGATCGCCCAGCGCAAGTCGATCGGCGAGGCCGTGACCGACGTGCTGGTCAAACGCGGCAACCAGGAGGTCGTGACGTCGGTCGCGAAAAACGAGGGCGCGCGCTTCTCCGGCTCGGGCCTGTTGCACATGGTCCGCCGCGCCGAAGGCGATTCGATCCTCGCCGAGCAGCTTGGCCTGCGCAAGGATGTGCCACGCCACATCTTCCAGCAGCTCATCTCGAAGGCCTCCGAAGACGTCCGCCGCCGGCTCGAGATCGAGCGGCCCGAGATGATGGCGCAGATCCAGAGCTCGGTAACCGAGGTCACCGGCGACCTCCAGTCCAAATTCGGTCCGTCCTCGCGCAGCTACTTCGTCGCCAAGCGCGTGGTCACGACGCAGTACCGCCAAGGCAATCTCAACGAGGATTCGATTTCGAGCTACGCGCGTCAGCACCGCTTCGACGAGGTGCAGATCGGCCTGTCGCTGCTCTCGTCGCTGCCGGTCGACGTGATCGAGCGCGCGCTGATGGATCGCAACCGCGAGATGATCCTGGTCTTGTGCAAGGCGCTCGACTTCTCCTGGGACACGACGATGTCGCTCTTGTTCCTCGGCGCCAAGGATCATCTGATCACGGCGCGCGAGCTCCAGGACAACGAGCGCGAGTTCGGCCGGCTCAAGATCGAGACCTCGCACAGTATTCTGAAGTTCTATCAGTCGCGCAAGAATAGCGCGGGTGCTGACTCCGCTACGGGCCGTCAGCCCGAGCTTCAGGTTCACTGA
- a CDS encoding AsmA-like C-terminal region-containing protein, whose translation MQTTLLGLAIAFIIALLAALIGPYYVDWNQFRPQFEAEAGKIIGVPVRVAGELDARLLPAPTLRLRQVTFGGNNDLGRLRADKLDVEFSLSSLMRGEWRATELSVGGMAVDLGLDSRGRVDLPPTASGAFNLASLAIERLNVTGRIALHDAASRSTLELNDIAFSGDVRSLAGSVRGDGSFTAAGVRYPFRVSSGPSADGNATRLHLNIDPGDRAILADLEGVLAFDNRVPKFDGALTLAVPAVKTAGEAGPTPWKLTTKLKADPAGAKFDQIDVSVGAEDTALKFGGVGDLRFGASPLLRAVLSARQVDADKLAGKDDAEPLRVLPALRAGLAAIPQAPIPAQIEFNSDQIMLGGRPLQNITAELQTDGRSWTFRRLELRAPGMTQLSLNGAAPGADSFSGRLSVESSDPDTLVAWLQGRSEVNRRSTRPLRLAGNVTIAANHLAIDRLKADIEGGAVEGRIAFVQTGASNGSRIDAELKADRLDLDAAASFVRALAGPQGEWPEQAKLSLDIGRAISAGQELRPFAAKLGYSPTSLSLEQLRFGQASGVTTEASGSFDRTKTTGKLTLKSSANSLRELTALIEPFAPAVGARFDAIPSLSGATRLKLDLSLDKNAEHADRSNARAVLDLDAPQLKATATLAAQLPAAAIGGIDLDRMRDSEFTLDSRVSTPQAGALVALLGLDRVVAAGEGASRFEGKLSGAWRRPMQLNAKLSGGGLDADAQGSVELPEPKSSELKASVNLRVRDVNLAPLLGTSPTDKSAQNVSLSSRVGLSGNRLTFDDLDGNAAGSHLRGHLAVTLDREKSIDGEVGLDALELAPAFAMAIGAAGHDSGEPLSPGLLGGWRGRIAFQALRGMLPGNIELRPFGGMIRSDGQSLALDALKGSVGGGTMSASFDARNGAGGLALNARIELANVDAAALHYRDLALPKGRVSVQTALTSQGRSVAALTGALAGNGTVTLDSAEINGLNPHAFEIAIRASDAGQVSDDNRLRQLVEPALGAAPITVASAQIPFTIRDGRLRVGATTLEAKNARVIVSGGYDIPADQADIRASLTPIMTGLSGAPPEIQLFAAGPPDKLSRTVDLTPLSSWLAVRTIDRETRRLDAIERGEPPPATAALPTLVSPDGASEHMPANVPLPGQDPRRVPSKPKVEPRAAPTPKAPHAATAAPSPPLASHQLAPLPPPIDVKPAPGPAPAKPKPKPPLVLTPQNP comes from the coding sequence GTGCAGACGACACTGCTCGGATTGGCGATTGCCTTCATCATTGCGCTGCTGGCCGCGCTGATCGGGCCTTACTACGTCGACTGGAACCAGTTCAGGCCCCAGTTCGAGGCGGAGGCTGGCAAGATCATCGGCGTGCCGGTGCGGGTCGCGGGCGAGCTCGACGCGCGGCTGTTGCCGGCGCCGACGCTGCGGCTGCGTCAGGTCACCTTCGGCGGCAACAACGATCTCGGCCGCCTGCGCGCCGACAAGCTCGACGTCGAGTTCAGTCTCAGCTCGCTGATGCGCGGCGAATGGCGCGCCACCGAGCTTTCGGTGGGGGGGATGGCGGTCGATCTCGGCCTCGATTCGCGCGGGCGGGTCGATCTGCCGCCCACCGCGAGCGGCGCCTTCAATCTGGCGTCCCTCGCCATCGAGCGGCTGAATGTCACCGGCCGCATCGCCCTGCACGACGCCGCCAGCCGCTCGACGCTGGAGCTGAACGACATTGCCTTCTCCGGTGACGTCCGCTCGCTCGCCGGCTCGGTGCGCGGCGATGGCAGTTTCACCGCCGCCGGAGTGCGCTATCCGTTCCGCGTCTCGTCCGGCCCGAGCGCCGACGGCAACGCCACCCGTCTTCATCTCAACATCGACCCCGGCGATCGCGCCATCCTCGCCGATCTCGAAGGCGTGCTCGCCTTCGACAACCGCGTGCCGAAATTCGACGGCGCTCTGACGCTCGCCGTGCCGGCGGTCAAGACGGCGGGCGAGGCGGGGCCGACGCCGTGGAAGCTCACGACCAAGCTCAAGGCCGATCCGGCCGGCGCGAAATTCGACCAGATCGACGTGAGCGTCGGTGCGGAGGACACCGCTTTGAAATTCGGCGGCGTCGGCGACCTCAGGTTCGGCGCCTCGCCGCTGCTGCGCGCGGTGCTGTCGGCGCGCCAGGTCGATGCCGACAAGCTCGCCGGCAAGGACGATGCCGAGCCGCTGCGCGTCCTGCCGGCGCTGCGCGCTGGGCTCGCCGCAATTCCGCAGGCGCCGATCCCGGCGCAGATCGAGTTCAACTCCGACCAGATCATGCTCGGCGGCCGTCCGCTGCAGAACATCACGGCCGAGCTTCAGACCGACGGAAGGTCCTGGACCTTCCGTCGGCTCGAGCTGCGCGCACCCGGCATGACCCAGCTCTCGCTCAACGGTGCGGCGCCCGGCGCCGACAGTTTCAGCGGCCGCCTCAGCGTCGAATCCTCCGACCCCGATACGCTGGTGGCCTGGCTCCAGGGCCGCAGCGAGGTCAACCGCCGCAGCACGCGGCCGCTGCGCCTTGCCGGCAACGTGACGATCGCCGCCAACCATCTCGCCATCGACAGGCTGAAGGCCGACATCGAAGGCGGCGCCGTCGAAGGCCGCATCGCCTTCGTCCAGACCGGCGCGAGCAACGGCTCGCGGATCGACGCCGAGCTCAAGGCCGACCGGCTCGACCTCGACGCCGCCGCCAGCTTCGTGCGCGCGCTCGCGGGACCGCAAGGCGAGTGGCCGGAGCAGGCAAAACTCTCGCTCGATATCGGCCGCGCGATCTCCGCCGGCCAGGAGCTGCGGCCGTTCGCTGCAAAGCTCGGCTACAGCCCGACATCGCTGTCGCTGGAGCAGCTGCGCTTCGGCCAGGCCAGCGGCGTCACTACGGAGGCTAGCGGCAGCTTCGACCGTACCAAAACGACCGGCAAGCTCACGCTGAAATCCTCGGCCAATTCGCTGCGCGAGCTCACCGCGCTGATCGAGCCGTTTGCGCCCGCGGTGGGCGCGCGCTTCGATGCCATCCCGTCATTATCGGGTGCGACCCGCCTCAAGCTCGATCTCAGCCTCGACAAGAATGCCGAGCATGCCGATCGCAGCAATGCCCGCGCGGTGCTCGACCTCGACGCGCCGCAGCTCAAGGCGACCGCGACACTGGCCGCGCAGCTGCCGGCGGCGGCCATCGGCGGCATCGATCTCGATCGTATGCGCGACAGCGAGTTCACACTGGATTCGCGAGTCTCGACGCCGCAGGCCGGCGCGCTGGTGGCGCTGCTCGGGCTCGATCGCGTGGTGGCCGCAGGCGAGGGCGCCTCGCGGTTCGAAGGCAAGTTGAGCGGCGCCTGGCGGCGGCCGATGCAATTGAACGCAAAGCTCAGCGGTGGCGGGCTGGATGCGGACGCGCAAGGCAGCGTCGAATTGCCGGAGCCGAAATCGTCCGAACTCAAGGCCAGCGTGAACCTGCGCGTGCGCGACGTCAATCTGGCGCCGCTGCTCGGGACCAGCCCGACCGACAAATCGGCGCAGAACGTCAGCCTGTCCTCCCGCGTCGGTCTCTCCGGCAATCGCCTGACTTTCGACGATCTCGACGGCAATGCGGCCGGCTCGCATCTGCGCGGCCATCTTGCGGTGACGCTCGATCGGGAGAAGAGCATCGACGGCGAAGTCGGTCTCGACGCGCTCGAGCTTGCGCCGGCCTTCGCGATGGCGATCGGCGCGGCCGGTCATGATTCCGGCGAGCCGTTGAGTCCAGGCTTGCTGGGCGGCTGGCGGGGCCGGATCGCCTTCCAGGCCTTGCGGGGGATGTTGCCGGGCAACATCGAGCTGCGCCCCTTCGGCGGCATGATCCGCAGCGACGGCCAGTCGCTCGCGCTCGATGCGCTGAAAGGCAGCGTCGGTGGCGGGACGATGTCGGCGAGTTTTGACGCGCGCAATGGCGCGGGGGGTCTCGCGTTGAATGCGCGTATCGAGCTCGCCAATGTCGATGCGGCGGCGCTGCACTATCGAGATCTCGCGCTGCCGAAGGGGCGCGTCTCGGTGCAGACGGCGCTGACCAGCCAGGGCCGCAGCGTCGCGGCGCTCACCGGTGCGCTCGCCGGCAACGGCACGGTGACGCTGGATTCCGCGGAAATCAACGGCCTCAATCCGCACGCGTTCGAGATCGCGATCCGCGCCAGCGACGCCGGCCAGGTCTCCGACGACAATCGCTTGCGGCAGCTCGTCGAGCCCGCGCTTGGCGCCGCGCCGATCACGGTGGCCTCGGCGCAGATCCCGTTCACGATCCGCGACGGACGCTTGCGCGTCGGCGCGACGACGCTGGAAGCGAAGAACGCCCGCGTCATCGTCTCCGGCGGCTACGATATTCCCGCCGACCAGGCCGACATCCGCGCCAGTCTGACGCCGATCATGACCGGTCTCTCCGGCGCCCCGCCGGAGATCCAGCTGTTCGCGGCGGGACCTCCCGACAAGCTGAGCCGCACCGTCGACCTCACGCCATTGTCTTCGTGGCTCGCGGTCCGCACGATCGACCGCGAGACGCGCCGGCTCGATGCCATCGAGCGCGGCGAGCCGCCACCGGCGACCGCGGCGCTGCCGACGCTGGTGTCTCCGGACGGAGCGTCCGAGCACATGCCCGCCAATGTGCCGCTGCCGGGCCAGGATCCGCGCCGCGTGCCGTCAAAGCCCAAGGTCGAACCCAGGGCCGCGCCGACGCCCAAGGCCCCGCACGCAGCCACCGCCGCGCCAAGCCCGCCGCTCGCGAGTCATCAGCTTGCGCCGTTGCCGCCGCCAATCGACGTGAAGCCTGCCCCGGGGCCGGCGCCCGCAAAGCCCAAGCCAAAGCCGCCGCTGGTGCTGACGCCGCAGAATCCGTGA